From the genome of Papaver somniferum cultivar HN1 chromosome 2, ASM357369v1, whole genome shotgun sequence, one region includes:
- the LOC113352352 gene encoding uncharacterized protein LOC113352352 — protein MCQAGRATMVKAVLNAVPMYQMSTYKIPKTLINKTYYSKFFKLECQSSPNSFETEVVEKISRMHINISEEDIVRWKPTRDGNFTVKSAYNKLVETRFQQQEVSMTVPKEVRKELWKMKVPHRVKLFIWKCLQDIVQTKVKIIRYNNSSDPICKICNQQNESLFHLLWVCTYARVVWRYLNVNVDRVADSCNNIKDWVMSWFSNQQGFGIVEYNTWKITLMVGCWIIWKERCETVFQNKSLNPISTVSRIQFYLHNFLHAARDVSPELPQSLPVSLLSVDIPTIYVDASYDHLTNNSGTEMVIFSCAGTCVGVKGSYADGVIDAEAAECMAIREVLSWMEA, from the exons ATGTGTCAAGCTGGAAGAGCTACCATGGTCAAAGCAGTACTTAATGCTGTCCCCATGTATCAAATGAGCACTTACAAGATTCCCAAGACCTTAATCAACAA AACTTATTACTCCAAATTCTTCAAACTGGAATGTCAGTCTTCTCCAAATTCTTTTGAAACTGAAGTGGTTGAGAAGATTTCAAGAATGCATATCAACATTTCTGAAGAAGATATTGTGAGATGGAAGCCAACAAGAGATGGTAATTTTACAGTGAAAAGTGCCTACAACAAGTTGGTGGAAACCAGATTCCAACAACAAGAAGTTAGTATGACGGTTCCTAAAGAAGTTCGGAAGGAACTTTGGAAAATGAAGGTTCCTCACAGGGTCAAACTTTTCATATGGAAGTGCTTGCAAGATATAGTGCAAACCAAAGTTAAAATTATCCGTTACAACAACAGCTCAGATCCTATTTGCAAGATATGTAATCAGCAAAACGAATCTCTCTTTCATCTCCTTTGGGTCTGCACATATGCAAGAGTAGTTTGGAGATATCTCAATGTTAATGTGGATAGAGTTGCTGACAGTTGTAACAACATAAAAGATTGGGTTATGTCTTGGTTCAGTAATCAGCAAGGATTTGGCATTGTTGAGTATAACACCTGGAAAATAACACTGATGGTTGGCTGTTGGATAATCTGGAAAGAGAGATGCGAAACTGTTTTCCAGAATAAATCACTTAATCCAATTTCGACAGTCTCGAGAATTCAGTTTTATCTGCATAATTTTTTGCATGCAGCGAGAGATGTTTCACCAGAACTACCTCAGTCTCTTCCTGTATCACTATTATCAGTAGATATTCCTACTATATATGTTGATGCTTCATATGATCACCTTACTAACAATTCTGGCACCGAAATGGTGATTTTCTCTTGTGCAGGAACATGTGTTGGTGTCAAAGGATCATACGCAGACGGAGTAATAGATGCGGAAGCTGCAGAATGCATGGCTATTCGTGAAGTCTTAAGCTGGATGGAAGCTTAG